The Nitriliruptor alkaliphilus DSM 45188 genome includes a region encoding these proteins:
- a CDS encoding DUF819 family protein → MGWLAVLVVALATPALAIVGARRWRPLDAVGPVVVCYAVGVIVGNLGLVPTDSPAADTASLIRTATVVLAIPLLLLGTDLRAWARLARPALISFGLAIVSVVAVTVVLAPRFDLGATTDEIAGMTVGVYTGGTANMAAIGTALDVPEATFVALNAADLFVGALYLLVLLSVAQRLLARVLPAPVRVGANEDPEVTRTSDPFAVTPAGRHVVVALAMGLGVVLVVAGTALVALTPVVTGEPVMDSDAFATAMVLGITTLALALSFVRRVREQPGTYVTGQYLFLVFAVAIGTLANLADLAASFTTVVPYIAAVLTLAVLLHVLLARLLRIDHDTAIITSTAAVFGPPFVGPVAAALRNPDVVPSGMTTGVLGLALGNYVGLAVAALLR, encoded by the coding sequence GTGGGTTGGCTGGCGGTGCTCGTGGTCGCGCTCGCGACCCCCGCGCTGGCGATCGTGGGTGCGCGCCGTTGGCGTCCCCTCGACGCGGTGGGGCCCGTGGTGGTGTGTTACGCCGTCGGCGTGATCGTGGGCAACCTCGGGCTGGTCCCCACCGACAGCCCCGCGGCGGACACCGCGAGCCTGATCCGGACCGCGACCGTGGTGCTGGCCATCCCGCTGCTGCTGCTCGGCACGGACCTGCGCGCGTGGGCTCGGCTCGCCCGGCCGGCACTGATCTCGTTCGGGCTGGCCATCGTCAGCGTCGTCGCGGTCACCGTCGTCCTCGCACCGCGCTTCGACCTCGGGGCGACCACCGACGAGATCGCCGGCATGACCGTCGGGGTCTACACCGGTGGGACGGCGAACATGGCCGCGATCGGGACGGCGCTCGACGTGCCCGAGGCGACGTTCGTCGCCCTGAACGCCGCGGACCTGTTCGTCGGAGCGCTGTACCTGCTGGTGCTGCTCTCGGTGGCGCAGCGGCTGCTCGCCCGCGTCCTGCCCGCCCCCGTCCGGGTGGGAGCGAACGAGGACCCGGAGGTCACCCGGACGAGCGACCCGTTCGCGGTGACACCCGCGGGGCGTCACGTGGTGGTCGCGCTCGCGATGGGGCTCGGGGTCGTGCTCGTGGTCGCCGGAACCGCCCTGGTCGCCCTGACGCCGGTGGTCACCGGCGAGCCGGTGATGGACTCCGACGCGTTCGCGACGGCGATGGTGCTCGGTATCACGACCCTGGCGCTCGCGCTGTCGTTCGTGCGCCGCGTCCGCGAGCAGCCGGGCACGTACGTGACCGGGCAGTACCTGTTCCTGGTCTTCGCCGTGGCCATCGGCACGCTGGCCAACCTGGCGGACCTCGCCGCGTCGTTCACGACGGTGGTGCCTTACATCGCCGCCGTGCTGACGCTCGCCGTCCTGCTGCACGTGCTGCTCGCACGCCTGCTGCGCATCGACCACGACACCGCCATCATCACCTCCACGGCGGCCGTCTTCGGGCCGCCGTTCGTCGGCCCGGTGGCCGCCGCCCTGCGCAACCCGGACGTCGTGCCCTCCGGGATGACCACCGGGGTGCTCGGGTTGGCGCTCGGCAACTACGTGGGCCTGGCGGTCGCAGCCCTGCTGCGCTGA
- a CDS encoding DUF3263 domain-containing protein has protein sequence MAPFHDGPADTSGLDERGREILDFEREWWRYAGAKEQAIRERFDLSPTRYYQLLNRVIDDEQAVAFDPMLVKRLRRLRASRQRQRAAKRLGADAR, from the coding sequence ATGGCCCCGTTCCACGACGGCCCCGCCGACACGTCCGGCCTCGACGAGCGTGGACGCGAGATCCTCGACTTCGAGCGCGAGTGGTGGCGCTACGCCGGGGCGAAGGAGCAGGCGATCCGTGAGCGGTTCGACCTGTCCCCGACGCGCTACTACCAGCTGCTGAACCGCGTCATCGACGACGAGCAGGCGGTCGCGTTCGATCCGATGCTCGTCAAGCGTCTCCGGCGCCTCCGGGCATCGCGGCAGCGGCAGCGGGCCGCGAAGCGTCTCGGCGCCGACGCGCGCTGA
- a CDS encoding LytR C-terminal domain-containing protein, with translation MSAAKHTPAGDASFRSSLLRSAVGAVGLVVLVSVAFWGIGTLGGDRGTPVATDAGPEVTAPADDPDEDDDAADDDADGDDPAADAGDPDAGDPDAGDPDAGDPDAGEGDTGDGSQDADGAADDAGDGDGDGDDAPRDVERSVAPGEVTIQVLDGFKEDGGTAADRVAALLGDAGYDIIARNDALSYEVTTVLYNPGNEAAAQQVAAELGGAEVREQPGNLSSAVALHVVVGRDRA, from the coding sequence GTGAGCGCCGCCAAGCACACCCCGGCCGGAGACGCCAGCTTCCGCTCCTCCCTGCTCCGGAGCGCGGTGGGTGCGGTCGGGCTGGTGGTGCTGGTCTCGGTGGCCTTCTGGGGCATCGGCACGCTCGGTGGCGACCGCGGGACGCCGGTGGCCACGGACGCGGGGCCGGAGGTGACCGCCCCTGCGGACGACCCGGACGAGGACGACGACGCTGCGGACGACGATGCGGACGGTGACGATCCGGCGGCGGACGCCGGTGACCCGGACGCCGGTGACCCGGACGCCGGTGACCCGGACGCCGGTGACCCGGACGCCGGTGAGGGCGACACCGGCGATGGATCGCAGGACGCCGACGGCGCCGCGGACGACGCTGGCGACGGCGACGGCGACGGTGACGACGCGCCTCGGGACGTCGAACGTTCGGTGGCGCCTGGCGAGGTGACCATCCAGGTCCTCGACGGGTTCAAGGAGGACGGCGGCACCGCCGCCGACCGTGTCGCCGCCCTCCTCGGTGACGCGGGCTACGACATCATCGCCCGCAACGACGCGCTGTCGTACGAGGTCACCACCGTCCTCTACAACCCGGGCAACGAGGCGGCCGCGCAGCAGGTGGCCGCCGAGCTCGGCGGCGCCGAGGTCCGCGAACAACCCGGCAACCTGTCCAGCGCGGTCGCGCTCCACGTGGTCGTGGGTCGCGACCGGGCCTGA
- a CDS encoding response regulator, with protein MVERRTVLVVDDEPDVLLLCRVNLEFEGYRVIEAGDGEAALARLAEEVPDVVLLDVMMPKLDGWAVLERIKADPRTAEVPVVMLTAKVQDHDQIRGWSSGAAEYITKPFSPLSLSQVVQDVIDTDPHEEERRRQLVLEKLQLMRERG; from the coding sequence GTGGTCGAACGCCGAACGGTGCTCGTCGTCGACGACGAGCCGGACGTGCTGCTGCTGTGCCGCGTCAACCTCGAGTTCGAGGGCTACCGGGTGATCGAGGCCGGCGACGGGGAGGCCGCCCTGGCGCGCCTCGCCGAGGAGGTTCCCGACGTGGTCCTCCTCGACGTGATGATGCCCAAGCTCGATGGCTGGGCCGTGCTCGAGCGCATCAAGGCCGACCCGCGCACCGCGGAGGTGCCGGTCGTCATGCTGACAGCGAAGGTGCAGGACCACGATCAGATCCGTGGGTGGTCCTCGGGTGCCGCCGAGTACATCACCAAGCCGTTCAGCCCCCTCTCGCTGTCCCAGGTCGTGCAGGACGTGATCGACACCGATCCGCACGAGGAGGAGCGACGCCGGCAGCTGGTGCTCGAGAAGCTGCAGCTCATGCGCGAGCGCGGCTGA
- a CDS encoding glucosyl-3-phosphoglycerate synthase, protein MSEPAVDRFATRTWAWRDFDAATLAAAKRAQELTVSVVIPARDEVATVGKVAGTFVDDLGGPDGLVDEVLVVDADSADGTADAARAAGARVVRQADVLPEAGTAAGKGEALWKGLAATTGDLVCFVDADIVDVDPRFVVGLVGPLLTEPSVSYVKATYDRPLDLGGQLRAEGGGRVTELLARPLLAAFWPELAWLTQPLSGEYAGRRTLLESLPFVRGYGVELGHLVDVLEAHGPDAIAQVDLGRRVHVHQPLDALGRMAAEILHVAVERLERQGRLVLPNPLATALLQPTRDAAGTLHLTHHEVTPSQRPPLRAWRGGSQEDRA, encoded by the coding sequence GTGTCCGAACCCGCCGTCGACCGCTTCGCGACGCGCACCTGGGCGTGGCGCGACTTCGACGCGGCGACGCTGGCTGCTGCCAAGCGGGCCCAGGAACTGACCGTGTCGGTGGTCATCCCCGCACGCGACGAGGTGGCCACCGTCGGGAAGGTCGCCGGCACCTTCGTCGATGATCTGGGCGGCCCGGACGGTCTGGTCGACGAGGTCCTGGTCGTCGATGCGGACTCCGCGGACGGCACCGCCGATGCCGCCCGGGCCGCCGGTGCCCGTGTCGTCCGGCAGGCCGACGTCCTCCCCGAGGCCGGGACCGCGGCCGGCAAGGGCGAGGCGCTCTGGAAGGGGCTCGCCGCGACCACCGGCGACCTGGTGTGCTTCGTCGACGCGGACATCGTCGACGTCGACCCCCGGTTCGTGGTCGGCCTCGTCGGTCCGCTGCTCACCGAGCCATCGGTCAGCTACGTCAAGGCGACCTACGACCGCCCGCTCGACCTCGGCGGGCAGCTGCGTGCCGAGGGTGGCGGGCGGGTCACCGAACTGCTGGCACGGCCGTTGTTGGCCGCGTTCTGGCCCGAGCTCGCGTGGCTCACCCAGCCGCTGTCCGGCGAGTACGCCGGCCGCCGTACCCTCCTCGAGTCGCTGCCCTTCGTGCGCGGGTACGGCGTGGAACTCGGCCACCTCGTCGACGTCCTCGAGGCCCACGGACCCGACGCCATCGCGCAGGTCGATCTCGGTCGGCGGGTCCACGTCCACCAGCCGCTCGACGCGCTCGGCCGCATGGCTGCCGAGATCCTCCACGTCGCAGTGGAACGCCTCGAACGACAGGGGCGCCTCGTGCTACCGAACCCCCTGGCCACCGCCCTGCTCCAGCCCACCCGGGACGCGGCTGGCACCCTCCACCTCACCCACCACGAGGTCACGCCGTCACAACGCCCACCGCTGCGCGCGTGGCGTGGCGGATCACAGGAGGACCGCGCGTAG
- a CDS encoding ubiquitin-like small modifier protein 1: MPTVRIPSPLRKLTGGETAVVVEGDDVRTVLANLEVAHPGVGDRILDGSGELRRFVNVFVRDEDVRAQQGLETPVDPSDTVSIVPAVAGGAD; the protein is encoded by the coding sequence GTGCCGACCGTCCGCATCCCCTCGCCGCTGCGCAAGCTGACGGGTGGCGAGACGGCCGTCGTGGTCGAGGGCGACGACGTGCGCACCGTGCTGGCGAACCTCGAGGTCGCGCACCCCGGGGTCGGGGACCGCATCCTCGACGGGTCGGGCGAGCTGCGCCGGTTCGTCAACGTCTTCGTCCGCGACGAGGACGTGCGCGCCCAGCAGGGCCTCGAGACCCCGGTGGACCCGTCCGACACCGTCTCGATCGTGCCGGCGGTCGCCGGTGGCGCGGACTGA
- a CDS encoding type 1 glutamine amidotransferase — protein sequence MELLVLDHHATAGPCRFVDVLDSRADLAPWRSIDIVGGGALPEDLDAVAGIVVMGGPQSVTEDHAWQAGELRLLRHAIDAEVPVFGVCLGAQLLAVATGGEVTTRAVPEIGFVPQRHSDEGSSDELTAGWPDGAATVLWHGDEVTTLPPDAVPLLHGDEQVTAWRIGSAFATQAHPEVDVAQLERWMALDELDHQFADSGVDPDAFLAEAACRERFLLATGLSLFGRFVDGPVRRRVTGSSR from the coding sequence GTGGAGCTGCTCGTCCTCGACCACCACGCGACCGCCGGACCGTGCCGGTTCGTCGACGTGCTCGACTCCCGCGCCGACCTCGCCCCGTGGCGCAGCATCGACATCGTCGGGGGCGGTGCACTCCCCGAGGACCTCGACGCCGTCGCCGGGATCGTGGTCATGGGAGGCCCCCAGTCGGTCACCGAGGACCACGCGTGGCAGGCGGGCGAGCTCAGGCTGTTGCGCCACGCCATCGACGCCGAGGTGCCGGTGTTCGGGGTGTGCCTCGGCGCGCAGCTGCTCGCCGTGGCGACCGGCGGCGAGGTCACCACCCGCGCCGTGCCCGAGATCGGCTTCGTCCCCCAGCGTCACAGCGACGAGGGCAGCAGCGACGAGCTCACCGCCGGCTGGCCGGACGGTGCCGCCACCGTCCTCTGGCACGGCGACGAGGTCACCACCCTGCCACCCGACGCCGTGCCGCTGCTCCACGGTGACGAGCAGGTCACCGCGTGGCGCATCGGCAGCGCCTTCGCCACGCAGGCCCACCCGGAGGTGGACGTCGCCCAGCTCGAACGGTGGATGGCGCTCGACGAGCTCGACCACCAGTTCGCCGACAGCGGCGTCGACCCCGACGCGTTCCTCGCCGAGGCGGCGTGCCGGGAACGCTTCCTGCTCGCCACCGGCCTGTCGCTCTTCGGCCGCTTCGTCGACGGCCCGGTCCGCCGCCGCGTCACCGGCAGCTCCCGCTAG
- a CDS encoding calcium/sodium antiporter: MALSVLAIVVGLAVLTYASDQFVVGAARVARNLRLSPILIGAVVIGFGTSAPEMLVSGIAGVQGSLDIGVGNIIGSNVANLSLVLGVAALVTPIVVRSTVLKREAPIALGATVLFAIVVQGGLAGGEAVILTVALVIGLGLIILGARGGDDTISAEVDEFLTDEARTGREVVRTLLGLAFTLGAAQILVDAARNIASELGLAEGFVGLTIVAIGTSLPELATAVQAARKGETDLIVGNLLGSNLFNAGAVGAVAGFLGPGMLDDPNLTGLAVYLMVGIAVLATVFMVTGRRVARPEGAALLVLYLGAIPFLA; this comes from the coding sequence ATGGCCCTCTCCGTGCTCGCGATCGTCGTCGGACTCGCCGTCCTGACCTACGCCTCCGATCAGTTCGTCGTCGGCGCCGCGCGCGTGGCCCGGAACCTGCGCCTCTCCCCCATCCTCATCGGTGCGGTCGTCATCGGGTTCGGGACGTCCGCCCCCGAGATGCTGGTGTCCGGCATCGCCGGGGTGCAGGGGTCGCTCGACATCGGCGTCGGCAACATCATCGGCTCCAACGTCGCCAACCTCTCGCTGGTGCTCGGCGTCGCCGCGCTCGTGACCCCCATCGTGGTGCGCTCCACGGTCCTCAAGCGTGAAGCCCCGATCGCCCTCGGCGCGACGGTCCTGTTCGCCATCGTCGTCCAGGGCGGCCTCGCCGGGGGCGAGGCCGTCATCCTGACCGTCGCCCTCGTCATCGGCCTCGGCCTGATCATCCTCGGCGCCCGCGGCGGCGACGACACGATCAGCGCCGAGGTCGACGAGTTCCTCACCGACGAGGCCCGGACCGGACGCGAGGTCGTGCGCACCCTCCTCGGGTTGGCGTTCACCCTCGGAGCCGCCCAGATCCTGGTCGATGCGGCCCGGAACATCGCCAGCGAGCTCGGGCTCGCCGAGGGTTTCGTCGGCCTGACCATCGTCGCCATCGGCACCTCGTTGCCCGAGCTGGCGACCGCCGTCCAGGCGGCCCGCAAGGGCGAGACCGACCTCATCGTCGGCAACCTGCTCGGTAGCAACCTGTTCAACGCCGGAGCCGTCGGCGCCGTCGCCGGGTTCCTCGGCCCCGGGATGCTCGACGACCCGAACCTGACCGGCCTGGCCGTCTACCTGATGGTCGGCATCGCCGTGCTGGCCACCGTGTTCATGGTCACCGGGCGACGGGTCGCGCGTCCCGAGGGTGCCGCGTTGCTCGTGCTGTACCTCGGCGCCATCCCCTTCCTCGCCTGA
- a CDS encoding FKBP-type peptidyl-prolyl cis-trans isomerase, which produces MSAPSKPDVTIPDQAPPGDLVVEDLTVGDGDEAVAGTRVSVHYVGVSWSTGQQFDASWDRGQTFGFGLGAGQVISGWDQGVQGMRVGGRRRLTIPPHLGYGDQGAGGVIAPGETLVFVVDLLDVA; this is translated from the coding sequence GTGTCCGCTCCGAGCAAGCCCGATGTGACCATCCCGGACCAGGCTCCTCCGGGCGACCTCGTGGTCGAGGACCTGACCGTCGGGGATGGTGACGAGGCGGTCGCCGGGACCCGGGTCAGCGTCCACTACGTCGGCGTGTCCTGGTCGACGGGCCAGCAGTTCGACGCGTCCTGGGACCGGGGGCAGACGTTCGGGTTCGGGCTCGGCGCCGGCCAGGTCATCAGCGGGTGGGATCAGGGTGTGCAGGGCATGCGCGTCGGTGGTCGCCGGCGCCTGACCATCCCACCGCACCTCGGGTACGGCGACCAGGGCGCCGGTGGGGTCATCGCGCCGGGCGAGACCCTCGTCTTCGTGGTCGACCTGCTCGACGTGGCCTGA
- a CDS encoding FABP family protein: MSADGPPLHEALAPVTGLLGTFTGDGAGDYPTIDAFTYRETVTFGHVGKPFLAYTQRTVHPVTGAPMHAETGYLRVQPGGRTELVLAHPTGIVEVEEGSLTEEAGTTILTLVSTSLGRTATAKDVRSLRRRFVLDGDTLSYDLWMAHADTPETHHLAAVLHRTTG; the protein is encoded by the coding sequence GTGAGCGCGGACGGCCCGCCGCTGCACGAGGCGCTCGCGCCCGTCACGGGTCTGCTCGGCACGTTCACGGGCGACGGCGCGGGTGACTACCCGACCATCGACGCGTTCACCTACCGCGAGACGGTGACCTTCGGGCACGTCGGCAAGCCCTTCCTGGCCTATACCCAGCGCACGGTGCACCCGGTCACCGGTGCGCCGATGCACGCCGAGACCGGCTACCTGCGGGTCCAGCCGGGCGGGCGGACCGAGCTCGTGCTGGCGCACCCGACGGGGATCGTCGAGGTCGAGGAGGGCTCCCTGACCGAGGAGGCCGGCACGACGATCCTGACCCTGGTGAGCACCTCGCTCGGTCGGACCGCGACCGCCAAGGACGTCCGGTCGCTGCGCCGCCGGTTCGTGCTGGACGGCGACACGCTCAGCTACGACCTGTGGATGGCCCACGCCGACACGCCCGAGACCCACCACCTCGCAGCGGTGCTGCACCGCACGACGGGCTGA
- a CDS encoding FAD-dependent oxidoreductase: MTRRLVVIGGDAAGMSAASQARRGHGPDELEIVVFERGNDTSYSACGIPYWIGEVVGERDDLVVRTPEEFRERQAIDARVGHEVVSVDTGARTVRVRELASGSESIEGYDQLLFATGATPTRPDLPGVGGAGVFGVQTLDDGQAIIDHLGASGGGGPGTRAVVVGAGYIGLEMAEAFVTRGMEVHLVDRGASPMKTLDADVGGRVADAMLGMGIDLHLSTEVHGVRHRDDGCLEGVETAAGTLPADVVVLGMGTRPNSAVAEAAGIPVGPETGGIVVDVQQRTRVEGVWAAGDCTEVLHRVSRGPTAIALGTIANKTGRVAGINLGGGYATFPGVLGTAVTKVCGVEIGRTGLGEDEATSAGYHPICSTIASTTKAGYWPSAHPLEVKVIAERRSGRLLGAQIVGEEGAAKRIDVFAAALWNEMTVEELLNVDLSYAPPFSPVWDPVLIAARKSWDAVQADRSA; the protein is encoded by the coding sequence GTGACACGACGCCTGGTCGTCATCGGAGGCGACGCGGCGGGCATGTCCGCCGCTTCCCAGGCGCGGCGGGGCCACGGGCCCGACGAGCTCGAGATCGTCGTGTTCGAGCGCGGGAACGACACCTCGTACTCCGCCTGCGGGATCCCCTACTGGATCGGCGAGGTCGTCGGTGAGCGCGACGACCTGGTGGTGCGGACCCCCGAGGAGTTCCGCGAACGACAGGCCATCGACGCACGGGTGGGGCACGAGGTCGTGTCGGTCGACACCGGCGCGCGCACCGTCCGTGTGCGTGAGCTCGCCTCTGGCAGCGAGTCCATCGAGGGCTACGACCAGCTCCTGTTCGCGACAGGTGCGACGCCGACACGGCCGGACCTGCCCGGCGTCGGTGGCGCCGGGGTCTTCGGCGTGCAGACGTTGGACGACGGTCAGGCCATCATCGATCACCTCGGTGCCTCGGGTGGGGGTGGTCCGGGCACTCGGGCGGTGGTGGTCGGAGCCGGCTACATCGGCCTCGAGATGGCGGAGGCCTTCGTCACTCGCGGGATGGAGGTCCACCTCGTGGACCGTGGCGCGAGCCCGATGAAGACGCTCGACGCCGACGTCGGTGGTCGCGTCGCCGACGCGATGCTGGGCATGGGCATCGACCTGCACCTGTCGACCGAGGTCCACGGCGTCCGCCACCGCGACGACGGCTGCCTCGAGGGGGTGGAGACCGCCGCGGGCACGCTGCCCGCGGACGTGGTCGTCCTCGGCATGGGGACCCGACCGAACAGCGCGGTGGCCGAGGCGGCGGGCATCCCCGTCGGGCCCGAGACGGGCGGCATCGTGGTCGACGTCCAGCAGCGCACCCGCGTGGAAGGGGTCTGGGCCGCGGGGGACTGCACCGAGGTCCTCCACCGGGTGTCGCGGGGGCCGACCGCCATCGCGCTCGGCACCATCGCCAACAAGACCGGCCGGGTTGCGGGGATCAACCTCGGGGGCGGCTACGCGACCTTCCCGGGGGTGCTCGGCACGGCTGTGACCAAGGTGTGCGGCGTCGAGATCGGACGCACCGGCCTCGGTGAGGACGAGGCGACGAGCGCCGGGTACCACCCGATCTGCTCCACGATCGCGTCGACCACCAAGGCCGGGTACTGGCCCTCCGCCCACCCCCTCGAGGTGAAGGTCATCGCCGAGCGTCGCTCGGGTCGCCTGCTCGGCGCGCAGATCGTCGGCGAGGAGGGCGCGGCCAAGCGCATCGACGTCTTCGCCGCCGCGCTGTGGAACGAGATGACGGTCGAGGAGCTGCTGAACGTCGACCTGTCGTACGCGCCGCCGTTCTCGCCGGTCTGGGACCCGGTCCTGATCGCAGCGCGCAAGAGCTGGGATGCGGTCCAGGCCGACCGGTCAGCCTGA
- a CDS encoding SRPBCC domain-containing protein: protein MTTTPTGTVTRIDGQLHLLHERRFRARPEDVWRALTEQERLERWIGTWEGDPAEGHVTFRMTAEGDDVAAERIDIRTCDAPRRFEADFGSPAGVWRIGFTLSAEEGGTRLRFTQGLRDADEASSSGPGWEYYLDRAVQVVDHDDTDFAPWSDYEPMADHFVAATLRAEG from the coding sequence GTGACCACCACCCCGACCGGCACCGTGACCCGCATCGACGGGCAGTTGCACCTGCTCCACGAACGGCGCTTCCGAGCGCGCCCCGAGGACGTCTGGCGCGCCCTGACCGAGCAGGAGCGACTCGAGCGCTGGATCGGCACCTGGGAGGGCGATCCGGCCGAGGGCCACGTCACCTTCAGGATGACCGCTGAAGGCGACGACGTCGCCGCCGAACGGATCGACATCCGCACCTGCGACGCGCCGCGACGCTTCGAGGCCGACTTCGGCTCGCCGGCCGGGGTGTGGCGCATCGGCTTCACGCTCAGCGCCGAGGAAGGCGGAACACGGCTGCGGTTCACCCAAGGCCTGCGTGACGCGGACGAAGCGTCGAGCTCGGGCCCGGGGTGGGAGTACTACCTCGACCGCGCCGTGCAGGTCGTCGACCACGACGACACCGACTTCGCCCCCTGGAGCGACTACGAGCCGATGGCCGACCACTTCGTCGCCGCCACCCTCCGCGCCGAGGGCTGA
- a CDS encoding ArsR/SmtB family transcription factor, with protein sequence MDTFDALADPVRRDLVLAVAVAPTTAGELAARHPSISRPAVSRHLRVLTETGVLVAAVVGRHRVFRLAPRGLAEVRSFLDAAGAAPASRVADAFDALDTEVARTRRERRRTEVATDEAAGRTPSPGPVRGEDPADEERTA encoded by the coding sequence GTGGACACCTTCGATGCGCTCGCCGACCCCGTCCGCCGGGACCTGGTCCTGGCGGTCGCGGTGGCCCCCACGACCGCCGGTGAGCTCGCTGCCCGGCACCCGTCGATCAGTCGGCCGGCGGTCAGCCGCCACCTGCGCGTGCTGACCGAGACCGGCGTGCTCGTCGCTGCGGTGGTCGGACGGCACCGGGTCTTCCGGCTCGCCCCTCGGGGCCTCGCCGAGGTCCGCTCCTTCCTGGACGCAGCGGGCGCCGCACCCGCGTCGCGCGTGGCCGATGCCTTCGACGCGCTCGACACCGAGGTGGCACGGACCCGGCGCGAGCGGCGACGGACGGAGGTGGCAACGGACGAGGCTGCGGGCCGCACCCCGTCCCCCGGCCCGGTGCGGGGCGAGGACCCCGCCGACGAGGAGCGAACCGCGTGA
- the rimK gene encoding 30S ribosomal protein S6--L-glutamate ligase — protein sequence MRLAILSRNASLYSTRRLKEAAEARDHEVRVVDYLRCVIDITSHRPQMHYGGSELAPLDAVIPRIGATHTFYGTAVVRQFEMMGVYPTVESHAISRSRDKLRSLQLLAAEGVGLPVTSFAHSTKDIDGLISLVGGAPVVIKLLEGTQGMGVVLAETKKAAESVIGAFRQLDANILVQEFIKESRGTDIRAFVVGNKVVAAMERSAAPGEFRSNVHRGGETRKAKLTPEERSIAKRAARILGLNVAGVDLMRSNHGPVVLEVNSSPGLEGIEGATGIDVASKVIEFIETHAEVKATTRARKKA from the coding sequence ATGAGACTCGCCATCCTGTCTCGCAACGCCTCGCTGTACTCGACTCGTCGCCTGAAGGAGGCAGCCGAAGCGCGCGACCACGAGGTTCGGGTCGTGGACTACCTGCGGTGCGTGATCGACATCACCTCGCACCGTCCGCAGATGCACTACGGCGGGTCCGAGCTGGCACCGCTCGACGCCGTGATCCCGCGCATCGGGGCGACCCACACCTTCTACGGCACCGCGGTGGTGCGTCAGTTCGAGATGATGGGCGTCTACCCGACGGTCGAGTCGCACGCCATCAGCAGGTCGCGCGACAAGCTGCGGTCGCTGCAGCTGCTGGCCGCCGAGGGGGTGGGGTTGCCCGTCACCTCGTTCGCGCACTCCACCAAGGACATCGACGGGCTGATCTCGCTCGTCGGCGGCGCGCCGGTGGTGATCAAGCTGCTCGAGGGCACCCAGGGCATGGGGGTCGTCCTCGCCGAGACCAAGAAGGCCGCCGAGTCGGTGATCGGCGCCTTCCGGCAGCTGGACGCCAACATCCTGGTCCAGGAGTTCATCAAGGAGTCGCGTGGCACCGACATCCGCGCTTTCGTGGTCGGCAACAAGGTCGTGGCGGCGATGGAGCGGTCGGCCGCACCCGGTGAGTTCCGCTCCAACGTCCACCGCGGCGGTGAGACCCGAAAGGCCAAGCTCACCCCCGAGGAGCGCTCGATCGCCAAGCGCGCTGCGAGGATCCTCGGCCTGAACGTGGCCGGTGTCGATCTCATGCGGTCCAACCACGGGCCGGTCGTGCTCGAGGTGAACTCCTCGCCGGGGCTCGAGGGCATCGAGGGGGCCACGGGCATCGACGTCGCCTCGAAGGTGATCGAGTTCATCGAGACCCACGCCGAGGTCAAGGCCACCACCCGCGCCCGCAAGAAGGCCTGA
- a CDS encoding DUF3309 family protein — translation MAANLLPLIAIGLLTLGAIPVWPWSKGWGWAPFGIVAIGFATLLLFRLSIVAEA, via the coding sequence GTGGCCGCCAACCTCCTGCCCCTGATCGCCATCGGGCTGCTGACCCTCGGCGCGATCCCGGTGTGGCCGTGGAGCAAGGGGTGGGGTTGGGCGCCGTTCGGGATCGTGGCGATCGGGTTCGCCACCCTGCTCTTGTTCCGGCTCTCGATCGTGGCCGAGGCGTGA